A window of the Lactuca sativa cultivar Salinas chromosome 7, Lsat_Salinas_v11, whole genome shotgun sequence genome harbors these coding sequences:
- the LOC111897033 gene encoding exocyst complex component SEC5A isoform X1: MSDSDDDELLQMALKEQSQRDVNYSRPSQSRSSKPVVNFVQPPSNHRSAKNPNPVTTTKPQHRRNATEDDDESEVEMLSISSGDEDSVTDQKVGSRNRAKGAGRGGVKDDDKLWVGEEPDAWKRVDEAELGRRVRDMRETRTPPPTTTQKFEKKPSVAIKGLNNLHSFSRGMEFVDPLGLGVIDNRTLRLVNEYTASSPSKSDKVDADVRDKLMYYSESFDPKLFLCRVHQDTAAADLEAGALALKTDLKGRTQQRKQLVKENFDCFVSCKTTIDDIESKLRRIEEDPEGCGTSHLYGSIQGVTSVANRAFAPLLERQAQAEKIRSVQGMLQRFRTLFNLPSAIRGNINKGEYDLAVREYRKAKSIVLPSHVGILKRVLEEVEKVMNEFKSMLYRSMENPQIDLTNLENVVRLLLELEPESDPVRHYLNVQNHRIRGLLEKCTYDHETRIENLQNELREKALSDEKWRKIQIELNETVSKIYLFCGYIIYFLCVKSIFLIYYKQGDVMSTDFVNDLNSQQRDSGAEELDALRGRYIRRLTAVIIHHIPAFWKVAISVSNGKFAKSSKVNKTEEKTGDEKYSSHSLDEVSGMIQNTLSAYESKVHNTFLDLEESNILRPFMSDAIIDISKACEAFEAKEAAPSVAVAALRTLEYEITKTYIQRLSSWMRASTEEISKNESWIPVSVLERNKSLYTISHLPLAFRSVMVTAMDQIDMMMQSLGSEARKSEDAFILFQETQESVRLSFLNCLLDFAGYLEQIGSEIGQNILNKENSSFQNGHHVDDVEESSSDPLPGSITHPHQKLLMVLSNLGFCKDDLSREMHDKYKHIWMQSREKDDDDNDVGDLVRSFSGLEEKVLSQYTIAKANHVRTAAVNYLLDAGVQWGGAPAVKGVRDASVELLHTLVAVHAEVSAGCKPLLDKILRILIEGLIDTLLSLFHEHKDTDVRTLDANGFCQLMLELEYFETILNQYLSLDASESLKSLQGVLLEKATESSSEPNDTPKHRRRVTRGSDDMIADDRQGTVSPDELIALAQQCSSELLQLELKRTEINTACFGESLPLESGPVVVPKPGYGSFRGPVDSSPSRVYGSPSFSRQKRR; this comes from the exons ATGAGCGACAGTGATGATGACGAGCTGTTACAGATGGCTTTGAAAGAGCAATCTCAGAGGGATGTCAACTACTCAAGACCATCTCAGTCTCGATCCTCAAAACCTGTAGTCAATTTTGTTCAACCGCCGTCAAATCACAGGTCTgctaaaaaccctaatccagtgaCCACCACAAAACCACAACATCGTCGGAACGCCACAGAGGACGATGATGAATCGGAAGTGGAGATGCTTAGTATTTCTTCAGGCGATGAAGATTCGGTTACTGATCAGAAGGTCGGGTCGAGGAATCGGGCCAAGGGTGCAGGTAGAGGTGGTGTGAAGGATGATGATAAACTTTGGGTTGGGGAAGAACCCGATGCTTGGAAGCGAGTAGATGAAGCAGAG CTTGGCAGAAGGGTTCGTGACATGAGGGAGACAAGAACACCACCTCCAACAACAACTCAAAAGTTTGAGAAGAAACCATCAGTTGCTATAAAAGGCCTCAATAATTTACACTCTTTCTCCCGTGGCATGGAATTTGTAGATCCTCTTGGACTTGG GGTTATAGACAACAGAACATTGAGGTTGGTTAATGAATATACAGCAAGTTCTCCATCCAAGTCTGACAAAGTAGATGCTGATGTTCGAG ATAAATTGATGTATTACTCTGAAAGTTTTGATCCAAAATTATTCCTATGTCGGGTCCACCAAGATACAGCTGCAGCAGACTTGGAGGCTGGTGCTTTGGCATTGAAAACTGATCTTAAAGGAAGAACTCAACAGAGAAAACAATTGGTCAAAGAAAATTTCGATTGCTTTGTCTCTTGTAAAACAACAATTGATG ATATTGAGTCAAAATTGAGAAGAATAGAAGAAGATCCGGAAGGTTGTGGAACATCTCATTTATATGGTTCTATTCAAGGAGTCACTTCAGTGGCTAATCGTGCTTTTGCACCCTTACTTGAAAGACAG GCTCAAGCAGAAAAGATTAGGTCAGTTCAAGGAATGCTTCAGAGATTTCGCACTTTATTTAATTTACCAAGTGCAATACGTGGTAATATTAATAAAGGAGAATATGACCTGGCAGTCAGAGAATACAGAAAAGCAAAGTCAATTGTTCTCCCTTCTCAT gTTGGAATATTGAAACGTGTTCTTGAGGAAGTTGAAAAAGTGATGAACGAGTTCAAAAGCATGCTTTATCGGTCTATGGAAAATCCACAGATTGATCTAACAAAT ctTGAAAATGTTGTGAGGCTTTTATTGGAGCTGGAACCTGAGTCAGATCCTGTACGCCATTATCTGAATGTACAG AATCATAGGATCCGAGGTTTGCTTGAAAAGTGCACTTATGATCATGAAACAAGGATAGAGAATTTACAAAATGAGCTACGCGAGAAAGCACTGTCTGATGAAAAATGGAGGAAAATCCAGATTGAATTAAATGAAACTGTGagcaaaatttatttattttgtggATACATAATATATTTTCTATGTGTTAAAAGTATATTTCTTATCTACTACAAACAGGGTGATGTTATGTCTACCGATTTTGTGAATGATTTAAATTCACAACAAAGAGATTCAGGtgctgaagaacttgatgctctTAGAGGAAGGTACATAAGAAGATTAACTGCTGTAATTATTCATCATATTCCAGCCTTCTGGAAAGTTGCCATTTCTGTTTCAAATGGGAAATTCGCAAAG TCTTCCAAAGTCAATAAAACTGAGGAAAAGACAGGAGATGAAAAATATTCAAGTCATTCTCTTGATGAAGTGTCTGGAATGATACAGAATACCTTATCTGCATATGAATCCAAG GTTCACAACACGTTTCTTGATCTTGAAGAGTCGAATATTCTTCGCCCGTTTATGAGTGATGCAATAATAGATATATCTAAAGCCTGTGAAGCTTTTGAAGCAAAAGAAGCAGCACCATCTGTTGCAG TTGCAGCTCTGAGGACACTTGAGTATGAGATTACAAAAACTTACATACAGAGGCTTAGTTCATGGATGAGAGCTTCAACTGAAGAAATATCAAAAAATGAATCATGGATTCCAGTTTCTGTTCTTGAGAGAAATAAATCTTTATACACAATTTCTCACTTGCCTCTAGCATTCCGTTCAGTTATGGTCACAGCAATGGATCAGATAGATAT GATGATGCAGTCTTTAGGGAGTGAAGCAAGAAAGTCAGAAGATGCTTTTATCCTGTTTCAAGAAACTCAAGAATCCGTTAGGCTTTCATTCTTGAACTGTTTGCTTGATTTTGCTG GTTACTTGGAGCAAATTGGAAGTGAGATTGGtcaaaatatattaaataaagaaaattcatcTTTTCAAAATGGGCATCATGTTGATGATGTGGAAGAAAGTTCATCTGATCCTCTTCCTGGAAGTATTACACATCCACATCAAAAGCTGCTGATGGTGTTGAGTAACCTAGGATTTTGCAAAGATGATCTTTCTCGTGAAATGCATGATAAATACAAACACATCTGGATGCAAtccag GGAGAAAGATGATGATGACAATGATGTGGGAGATTTGGTTAGGTCTTTCTCTGGGCTGGAAGAAAAAGTCCTTTCACAGTATACAATTGCAAAG GCAAATCATGTTAGAACAGCTGCTGTCAACTATTTGTTGGATGCTGGAGTACAGTGGGGTGGAGCACCTGCAGTGAAA GGTGTACGGGATGCTTCTGTTGAGTTACTCCACACTCTTGTAGCTGTACATGCAGAG GTTTCTGCTGGTTGTAAGCCTTTGCTTGACAAGATACTTAGGATTCTGATTGAAGGCTTAATCGACACATTACTTAGCCTTTTTCATGAACATAAAGACACGGATGTAAGAACATTGGATGCAAATGGGTTCTGCCAGCTTATGCTTGAG CTTGAATACTTTGAGACGATATTAAACCAGTATTTGAGTCTGGATGCGAGTGAATCTCTGAAATCACTACAAGGGGTATTATTGGAAAAAGCCACCGAAAGTTCCTCCGAACCCAATGATACTCCAAAGCATCGTCGCCGTGTAACACGTGGAAGTGATGATATGATTGCAGATGATAGACAAGGGACCGTGTCTCCAGATGAGCTAATC
- the LOC111897033 gene encoding exocyst complex component SEC5A isoform X2, whose amino-acid sequence MSDSDDDELLQMALKEQSQRDVNYSRPSQSRSSKPVVNFVQPPSNHRSAKNPNPVTTTKPQHRRNATEDDDESEVEMLSISSGDEDSVTDQKVGSRNRAKGAGRGGVKDDDKLWVGEEPDAWKRVDEAELGRRVRDMRETRTPPPTTTQKFEKKPSVAIKGLNNLHSFSRGMEFVDPLGLGVIDNRTLRLVNEYTASSPSKSDKVDADVRDKLMYYSESFDPKLFLCRVHQDTAAADLEAGALALKTDLKGRTQQRKQLVKENFDCFVSCKTTIDDIESKLRRIEEDPEGCGTSHLYGSIQGVTSVANRAFAPLLERQAQAEKIRSVQGMLQRFRTLFNLPSAIRGNINKGEYDLAVREYRKAKSIVLPSHVGILKRVLEEVEKVMNEFKSMLYRSMENPQIDLTNLENVVRLLLELEPESDPVRHYLNVQNHRIRGLLEKCTYDHETRIENLQNELREKALSDEKWRKIQIELNETGDVMSTDFVNDLNSQQRDSGAEELDALRGRYIRRLTAVIIHHIPAFWKVAISVSNGKFAKSSKVNKTEEKTGDEKYSSHSLDEVSGMIQNTLSAYESKVHNTFLDLEESNILRPFMSDAIIDISKACEAFEAKEAAPSVAVAALRTLEYEITKTYIQRLSSWMRASTEEISKNESWIPVSVLERNKSLYTISHLPLAFRSVMVTAMDQIDMMMQSLGSEARKSEDAFILFQETQESVRLSFLNCLLDFAGYLEQIGSEIGQNILNKENSSFQNGHHVDDVEESSSDPLPGSITHPHQKLLMVLSNLGFCKDDLSREMHDKYKHIWMQSREKDDDDNDVGDLVRSFSGLEEKVLSQYTIAKANHVRTAAVNYLLDAGVQWGGAPAVKGVRDASVELLHTLVAVHAEVSAGCKPLLDKILRILIEGLIDTLLSLFHEHKDTDVRTLDANGFCQLMLELEYFETILNQYLSLDASESLKSLQGVLLEKATESSSEPNDTPKHRRRVTRGSDDMIADDRQGTVSPDELIALAQQCSSELLQLELKRTEINTACFGESLPLESGPVVVPKPGYGSFRGPVDSSPSRVYGSPSFSRQKRR is encoded by the exons ATGAGCGACAGTGATGATGACGAGCTGTTACAGATGGCTTTGAAAGAGCAATCTCAGAGGGATGTCAACTACTCAAGACCATCTCAGTCTCGATCCTCAAAACCTGTAGTCAATTTTGTTCAACCGCCGTCAAATCACAGGTCTgctaaaaaccctaatccagtgaCCACCACAAAACCACAACATCGTCGGAACGCCACAGAGGACGATGATGAATCGGAAGTGGAGATGCTTAGTATTTCTTCAGGCGATGAAGATTCGGTTACTGATCAGAAGGTCGGGTCGAGGAATCGGGCCAAGGGTGCAGGTAGAGGTGGTGTGAAGGATGATGATAAACTTTGGGTTGGGGAAGAACCCGATGCTTGGAAGCGAGTAGATGAAGCAGAG CTTGGCAGAAGGGTTCGTGACATGAGGGAGACAAGAACACCACCTCCAACAACAACTCAAAAGTTTGAGAAGAAACCATCAGTTGCTATAAAAGGCCTCAATAATTTACACTCTTTCTCCCGTGGCATGGAATTTGTAGATCCTCTTGGACTTGG GGTTATAGACAACAGAACATTGAGGTTGGTTAATGAATATACAGCAAGTTCTCCATCCAAGTCTGACAAAGTAGATGCTGATGTTCGAG ATAAATTGATGTATTACTCTGAAAGTTTTGATCCAAAATTATTCCTATGTCGGGTCCACCAAGATACAGCTGCAGCAGACTTGGAGGCTGGTGCTTTGGCATTGAAAACTGATCTTAAAGGAAGAACTCAACAGAGAAAACAATTGGTCAAAGAAAATTTCGATTGCTTTGTCTCTTGTAAAACAACAATTGATG ATATTGAGTCAAAATTGAGAAGAATAGAAGAAGATCCGGAAGGTTGTGGAACATCTCATTTATATGGTTCTATTCAAGGAGTCACTTCAGTGGCTAATCGTGCTTTTGCACCCTTACTTGAAAGACAG GCTCAAGCAGAAAAGATTAGGTCAGTTCAAGGAATGCTTCAGAGATTTCGCACTTTATTTAATTTACCAAGTGCAATACGTGGTAATATTAATAAAGGAGAATATGACCTGGCAGTCAGAGAATACAGAAAAGCAAAGTCAATTGTTCTCCCTTCTCAT gTTGGAATATTGAAACGTGTTCTTGAGGAAGTTGAAAAAGTGATGAACGAGTTCAAAAGCATGCTTTATCGGTCTATGGAAAATCCACAGATTGATCTAACAAAT ctTGAAAATGTTGTGAGGCTTTTATTGGAGCTGGAACCTGAGTCAGATCCTGTACGCCATTATCTGAATGTACAG AATCATAGGATCCGAGGTTTGCTTGAAAAGTGCACTTATGATCATGAAACAAGGATAGAGAATTTACAAAATGAGCTACGCGAGAAAGCACTGTCTGATGAAAAATGGAGGAAAATCCAGATTGAATTAAATGAAACT GGTGATGTTATGTCTACCGATTTTGTGAATGATTTAAATTCACAACAAAGAGATTCAGGtgctgaagaacttgatgctctTAGAGGAAGGTACATAAGAAGATTAACTGCTGTAATTATTCATCATATTCCAGCCTTCTGGAAAGTTGCCATTTCTGTTTCAAATGGGAAATTCGCAAAG TCTTCCAAAGTCAATAAAACTGAGGAAAAGACAGGAGATGAAAAATATTCAAGTCATTCTCTTGATGAAGTGTCTGGAATGATACAGAATACCTTATCTGCATATGAATCCAAG GTTCACAACACGTTTCTTGATCTTGAAGAGTCGAATATTCTTCGCCCGTTTATGAGTGATGCAATAATAGATATATCTAAAGCCTGTGAAGCTTTTGAAGCAAAAGAAGCAGCACCATCTGTTGCAG TTGCAGCTCTGAGGACACTTGAGTATGAGATTACAAAAACTTACATACAGAGGCTTAGTTCATGGATGAGAGCTTCAACTGAAGAAATATCAAAAAATGAATCATGGATTCCAGTTTCTGTTCTTGAGAGAAATAAATCTTTATACACAATTTCTCACTTGCCTCTAGCATTCCGTTCAGTTATGGTCACAGCAATGGATCAGATAGATAT GATGATGCAGTCTTTAGGGAGTGAAGCAAGAAAGTCAGAAGATGCTTTTATCCTGTTTCAAGAAACTCAAGAATCCGTTAGGCTTTCATTCTTGAACTGTTTGCTTGATTTTGCTG GTTACTTGGAGCAAATTGGAAGTGAGATTGGtcaaaatatattaaataaagaaaattcatcTTTTCAAAATGGGCATCATGTTGATGATGTGGAAGAAAGTTCATCTGATCCTCTTCCTGGAAGTATTACACATCCACATCAAAAGCTGCTGATGGTGTTGAGTAACCTAGGATTTTGCAAAGATGATCTTTCTCGTGAAATGCATGATAAATACAAACACATCTGGATGCAAtccag GGAGAAAGATGATGATGACAATGATGTGGGAGATTTGGTTAGGTCTTTCTCTGGGCTGGAAGAAAAAGTCCTTTCACAGTATACAATTGCAAAG GCAAATCATGTTAGAACAGCTGCTGTCAACTATTTGTTGGATGCTGGAGTACAGTGGGGTGGAGCACCTGCAGTGAAA GGTGTACGGGATGCTTCTGTTGAGTTACTCCACACTCTTGTAGCTGTACATGCAGAG GTTTCTGCTGGTTGTAAGCCTTTGCTTGACAAGATACTTAGGATTCTGATTGAAGGCTTAATCGACACATTACTTAGCCTTTTTCATGAACATAAAGACACGGATGTAAGAACATTGGATGCAAATGGGTTCTGCCAGCTTATGCTTGAG CTTGAATACTTTGAGACGATATTAAACCAGTATTTGAGTCTGGATGCGAGTGAATCTCTGAAATCACTACAAGGGGTATTATTGGAAAAAGCCACCGAAAGTTCCTCCGAACCCAATGATACTCCAAAGCATCGTCGCCGTGTAACACGTGGAAGTGATGATATGATTGCAGATGATAGACAAGGGACCGTGTCTCCAGATGAGCTAATC